The following are encoded together in the Coregonus clupeaformis isolate EN_2021a chromosome 24, ASM2061545v1, whole genome shotgun sequence genome:
- the LOC121538047 gene encoding solute carrier family 13 member 3 isoform X1 — MEMETITIFAKKLWCIKKQLIISLTPLILLPLIFGLPEKEGKCLYVVLLMAVFWCTEALPLAVTAMLPVCLFPTMGILPSKKVCPQYFLDTNFLFLSGLVMASAIEEWGLHRRIALKVLKIVGVKPAWLILGMMITSAFLSMWLSNTATTAMMLPIANAILESLFGDLATLKENCKVKEETEGQSQVKLHSLPSEKQILSIDGSDGMARSDGRTAQEIRTESEYQMKVWKGFLICIPYAASIGGTATLTGTAPNLILIGQLKSYFPECDLINFGSWFAFAFPLMVFFLILAWLWISFLYGGLNTRLCVKKQDERAQAEKKAEAVIDEDYRKLGPINFAEGAIAFFFILFAVLLFTRDPKFVTGWSTFFNKGYVSDATTGVIIVSILFFFPSQKPSLSWWFDSRASNTPYVPLLSWKKAQECVPWNIILLLGGGFAMAKGCEESGLAAWIGAYLQPIAQVPPAVAVMFITAFLACFTEFASNTATIIIFLPVIAELAMFIKVNPLYFMIPATTGCSFAFMLPVSTPPNSIAFASGHLLVKDMVKTGFVMNILGILSVSLAMNTWGRAMFSLETYPDWAHPSNMSSTVTDIQFPSDSPFNLTSLP, encoded by the exons GAGGGGAAATGTCTGTACGTGGTGCTGCTAATGGCTGTGTTCTGGTGCACAGAGGCTCTTCCCTTAGCTGTCACTGCCATGCTACCTGTTTGCCTCTTTCCAACAATGGGAATTCTTCCATCTAAAAAAGTCTGCCCTCAGTACTTCCTCGATACCAATTTTCTCTTTCTCAGTGGTCTTGTGATGGCATCAGCTATCGAGGAATGGGGTCTGCATCGCAGAATAGCTCTGAAAGTTCTTAAGATTGTTGGAGTCAAACCAGCCTG GTTGATTTTGGGAATGATGATCACCTCTGCCTTCCTGTCCATGTGGCTCAGCAACACAGCAACAACGGCCATGATGCTTCCCATTGCTAACGCCATCCTGGAGAGCCTCTTTGGGGACCTGGCCACTCTGAAAGAGAACTGCAAGGtgaaagaggagacagagg GTCAATCACAAGTAAAGCTGCATTCACTGCCCTCTGAAAAACAGATCTTGTCTATAGACGG ATCTGATGGGATGGCGCGGTCAGATGGGAGGACTGCACAGGAGATCAGGACAGAGTCAGAGTACCAGATGAAGGTGTGGAAAGGCTTCCTGATCTGTATCCCGTATGCTGCCAGTATCGGTGGGACTGCCACCCTGACAGGCACTGCACCAAACCTCATCCTCATTGGACAACTTAAGAG TTACTTCCCAGAGTGCGACTTGATAAATTTTGGCTCTTGGTTTGCATTTGCCTTTCCTCTCATGGTGTTCTTCCTCATCTTGGCATGGCTGTGGATTTCTTTCCTCTACGGGGGCTTGAATACACG GTTGTGTGTGAAGAAACAGGACGAAAGAGCACAAGCAGAGAAAAAAGCAGAGGCTGTTATTGATGAAGACTACAGAAAACTAGGCCCCATAAA TTTTGCAGAAGGAGCCATCGCATTCTTTTTCATTTTGTTTGCCGTTCTCCTGTTCACAAGAGATCCCAAATTTGTAACTGGATGGTCCACATTTTTCAACAAAGG GTATGTGTCAGATGCGACCACAGGAGTGATCATTGTGTCAATCCTATTTTTCTTCCCTTCCCAGAAGCCCTCTCTTAGCTGGTGGTTTGATTCTAGAG CATCAAATACTCCATATGTTCCTCTCCTATCATGGAAGAAAGCACAGGAATGTGTCCCATGGAATATCATTCTGTTGCTGGGTGGAGGCTTTGCCATGGCCAAGGGATGTGAG GAGTCAGGACTGGCGGCGTGGATAGGAGCCTACCTCCAGCCTATTGCCCAGGTCCCCCCTGCTGTGGCCGTCATGTTCATCACAGCTTTCCTGGCCTGTTTCACAGAGTTTGCCAGCAACACCGCCACCATTATCATATTCCTGCCCGTCATCGCTGAACTG GCTATGTTTATCAAGGTGAACCCTCTTTACTTTATGATACCTGCGACAACAGGATGTTCATTTGCCTTCATGTTGCCAGTCTCCACCCCTCCCAACTCCATTGCCTTTGCATCTGGCCATCTTTTGGTGAAGGACATG GTGAAAACAGGCTTTGTGATGAACATTTTGGGCATTTTATCGGTTTCTCTGGCCATGAACACTTGGGGTCGTGCCATGTTCAGTTTGGAGACTTATCCAGACTGGGCTCATCCAAGCAACATGTCCAGTACTGTCACAGATATACAGTTCCCCTCCGACTCACCTTTTAACCTTACTAGTTTACCATAG
- the LOC121538047 gene encoding solute carrier family 13 member 3 isoform X2, translating to MAVFWCTEALPLAVTAMLPVCLFPTMGILPSKKVCPQYFLDTNFLFLSGLVMASAIEEWGLHRRIALKVLKIVGVKPAWLILGMMITSAFLSMWLSNTATTAMMLPIANAILESLFGDLATLKENCKVKEETEGQSQVKLHSLPSEKQILSIDGSDGMARSDGRTAQEIRTESEYQMKVWKGFLICIPYAASIGGTATLTGTAPNLILIGQLKSYFPECDLINFGSWFAFAFPLMVFFLILAWLWISFLYGGLNTRLCVKKQDERAQAEKKAEAVIDEDYRKLGPINFAEGAIAFFFILFAVLLFTRDPKFVTGWSTFFNKGYVSDATTGVIIVSILFFFPSQKPSLSWWFDSRASNTPYVPLLSWKKAQECVPWNIILLLGGGFAMAKGCEESGLAAWIGAYLQPIAQVPPAVAVMFITAFLACFTEFASNTATIIIFLPVIAELAMFIKVNPLYFMIPATTGCSFAFMLPVSTPPNSIAFASGHLLVKDMVKTGFVMNILGILSVSLAMNTWGRAMFSLETYPDWAHPSNMSSTVTDIQFPSDSPFNLTSLP from the exons ATGGCTGTGTTCTGGTGCACAGAGGCTCTTCCCTTAGCTGTCACTGCCATGCTACCTGTTTGCCTCTTTCCAACAATGGGAATTCTTCCATCTAAAAAAGTCTGCCCTCAGTACTTCCTCGATACCAATTTTCTCTTTCTCAGTGGTCTTGTGATGGCATCAGCTATCGAGGAATGGGGTCTGCATCGCAGAATAGCTCTGAAAGTTCTTAAGATTGTTGGAGTCAAACCAGCCTG GTTGATTTTGGGAATGATGATCACCTCTGCCTTCCTGTCCATGTGGCTCAGCAACACAGCAACAACGGCCATGATGCTTCCCATTGCTAACGCCATCCTGGAGAGCCTCTTTGGGGACCTGGCCACTCTGAAAGAGAACTGCAAGGtgaaagaggagacagagg GTCAATCACAAGTAAAGCTGCATTCACTGCCCTCTGAAAAACAGATCTTGTCTATAGACGG ATCTGATGGGATGGCGCGGTCAGATGGGAGGACTGCACAGGAGATCAGGACAGAGTCAGAGTACCAGATGAAGGTGTGGAAAGGCTTCCTGATCTGTATCCCGTATGCTGCCAGTATCGGTGGGACTGCCACCCTGACAGGCACTGCACCAAACCTCATCCTCATTGGACAACTTAAGAG TTACTTCCCAGAGTGCGACTTGATAAATTTTGGCTCTTGGTTTGCATTTGCCTTTCCTCTCATGGTGTTCTTCCTCATCTTGGCATGGCTGTGGATTTCTTTCCTCTACGGGGGCTTGAATACACG GTTGTGTGTGAAGAAACAGGACGAAAGAGCACAAGCAGAGAAAAAAGCAGAGGCTGTTATTGATGAAGACTACAGAAAACTAGGCCCCATAAA TTTTGCAGAAGGAGCCATCGCATTCTTTTTCATTTTGTTTGCCGTTCTCCTGTTCACAAGAGATCCCAAATTTGTAACTGGATGGTCCACATTTTTCAACAAAGG GTATGTGTCAGATGCGACCACAGGAGTGATCATTGTGTCAATCCTATTTTTCTTCCCTTCCCAGAAGCCCTCTCTTAGCTGGTGGTTTGATTCTAGAG CATCAAATACTCCATATGTTCCTCTCCTATCATGGAAGAAAGCACAGGAATGTGTCCCATGGAATATCATTCTGTTGCTGGGTGGAGGCTTTGCCATGGCCAAGGGATGTGAG GAGTCAGGACTGGCGGCGTGGATAGGAGCCTACCTCCAGCCTATTGCCCAGGTCCCCCCTGCTGTGGCCGTCATGTTCATCACAGCTTTCCTGGCCTGTTTCACAGAGTTTGCCAGCAACACCGCCACCATTATCATATTCCTGCCCGTCATCGCTGAACTG GCTATGTTTATCAAGGTGAACCCTCTTTACTTTATGATACCTGCGACAACAGGATGTTCATTTGCCTTCATGTTGCCAGTCTCCACCCCTCCCAACTCCATTGCCTTTGCATCTGGCCATCTTTTGGTGAAGGACATG GTGAAAACAGGCTTTGTGATGAACATTTTGGGCATTTTATCGGTTTCTCTGGCCATGAACACTTGGGGTCGTGCCATGTTCAGTTTGGAGACTTATCCAGACTGGGCTCATCCAAGCAACATGTCCAGTACTGTCACAGATATACAGTTCCCCTCCGACTCACCTTTTAACCTTACTAGTTTACCATAG